A genomic segment from Polyangium mundeleinium encodes:
- a CDS encoding tetratricopeptide repeat protein: MDCQKFDQVVMDALYEELDELTYAALRRHVESCARCGEAWNGLRATREVAMLPLEEPSPGLEDRILAAVTDAQRTTPWHRKALRALAWAGSHAMRPQLAMAALFFLVIGSSLLLLRAKPGTVGITPVRVTERGVPAPDEGDLQAAAQAPPPPIAAAPMPAAAAEVAEGAKKSKDDATDKAAAKDTDGAAKALAEARATRDGSGCDAALRLYDDVGARHPGTPQAADAMWEAAQCQRSLGNTDRARELYSALKQSDGYKARAEEALQESEAANQTNNAGGGLVANRAAMPSPAPPPAATSTVAAAGKPASKPAPAAPTVEEEAQRAKAAPGGGSGRNVNAAPKRAAEPPAPANAAY, translated from the coding sequence ATGGATTGCCAGAAGTTCGACCAGGTCGTGATGGACGCGCTGTACGAGGAGCTCGACGAGCTCACGTACGCGGCGCTCCGCCGACACGTGGAATCCTGCGCGCGCTGCGGCGAGGCCTGGAACGGGCTCCGCGCGACGCGTGAGGTCGCGATGCTGCCGCTCGAAGAGCCGAGCCCCGGCCTCGAAGATCGCATCCTCGCCGCCGTGACCGACGCGCAACGCACGACGCCCTGGCATCGCAAGGCGCTGCGCGCCCTGGCCTGGGCCGGCAGCCACGCGATGCGGCCGCAGCTCGCGATGGCCGCGCTGTTTTTCCTGGTGATCGGGTCGAGTCTGCTCTTGCTCCGCGCCAAACCCGGCACGGTCGGGATCACGCCAGTACGCGTGACCGAGCGCGGCGTGCCCGCGCCAGACGAGGGGGATCTGCAGGCCGCCGCGCAAGCCCCTCCCCCGCCGATCGCGGCAGCGCCCATGCCTGCAGCCGCCGCCGAGGTCGCGGAGGGTGCGAAGAAGAGCAAGGACGACGCGACGGACAAGGCCGCGGCGAAGGATACGGACGGCGCAGCAAAGGCGCTCGCCGAGGCGCGCGCCACGCGCGACGGCTCGGGCTGCGACGCAGCGCTCCGTCTGTACGACGACGTCGGCGCGCGTCACCCGGGCACGCCGCAAGCCGCCGACGCGATGTGGGAAGCGGCGCAGTGCCAGCGGAGCCTCGGCAACACGGATCGCGCGCGGGAGCTCTACTCCGCGCTCAAGCAGAGCGACGGGTACAAAGCGCGCGCCGAGGAAGCGCTGCAGGAGAGCGAAGCGGCCAACCAGACGAACAACGCAGGCGGTGGCCTCGTGGCCAACCGCGCCGCGATGCCGTCTCCGGCGCCGCCTCCGGCCGCGACGTCGACGGTCGCAGCCGCAGGCAAGCCCGCGAGCAAGCCCGCCCCCGCGGCGCCGACGGTGGAGGAAGAAGCGCAAAGGGCGAAGGCCGCGCCGGGGGGTGGGTCGGGCCGGAACGTGAACGCCGCGCCGAAGCGCGCGGCAGAGCCCCCCGCCCCCGCCAACGCCGCGTACTGA
- a CDS encoding RNA polymerase sigma factor, which translates to MASISREEVTDEVLMMRFQGGDRAAFAGLVRRHKTNVYNFILRQVRAPQIAEDLVQDVFVKIVQNAADFKHEARFSTWAYAIARNVCIDHLRKAALRRHPSLDQATSTSSGEEGPTLAERTADAHPTASVERVAIGAELGHRITHAVERLPAEQREVFLLREIGNVPFKDIAEITGVPENTVKSRMRYALERLQEALAEYEDYARALR; encoded by the coding sequence ATGGCGAGCATCTCTCGCGAGGAGGTGACCGACGAGGTCCTGATGATGCGGTTCCAGGGTGGTGACCGAGCGGCGTTCGCCGGTCTCGTCCGCAGGCACAAGACGAACGTCTACAACTTCATCCTTCGCCAGGTCCGCGCGCCTCAAATCGCCGAGGATCTCGTGCAGGACGTGTTCGTCAAAATCGTGCAGAACGCGGCCGACTTCAAGCACGAGGCCCGCTTCTCCACGTGGGCCTACGCCATCGCCCGGAACGTGTGCATCGACCACCTGCGGAAAGCCGCGCTCCGGCGGCATCCGTCACTGGATCAGGCCACGAGCACGAGCAGCGGCGAGGAGGGACCGACGCTCGCCGAGCGCACGGCCGACGCGCACCCCACGGCTTCGGTCGAGCGGGTCGCGATCGGCGCCGAGCTCGGACATCGGATCACCCACGCCGTCGAGCGGCTGCCCGCAGAACAACGCGAGGTCTTTCTCCTGCGGGAGATCGGCAACGTGCCGTTCAAGGACATCGCCGAGATCACCGGGGTACCGGAAAATACCGTCAAGAGCAGGATGCGTTACGCCCTCGAGCGCTTGCAGGAAGCGCTCGCCGAGTACGAGGACTACGCTCGAGCCCTGCGATAA
- a CDS encoding TIGR02266 family protein has protein sequence MGERRGSDPERGADDEAATADKPPSSTRVNEAAPASRPSWLERRSSERYDVTWSVDCETEETFLYAAITNISELGIFVRTTNPLPIGTNLTLRFAPPNSDDSFVLEGTVQWVNVVRPLHDNPNPGMGVRFVRITAAERERLVDTIRTIAYLRENAGPASN, from the coding sequence ATGGGTGAGCGTCGCGGGAGCGATCCGGAGCGCGGAGCGGACGATGAGGCCGCGACGGCGGACAAACCTCCGTCGTCGACGCGCGTGAACGAGGCGGCGCCTGCGAGCCGCCCAAGCTGGCTTGAACGCCGTTCCTCGGAGCGATACGACGTGACCTGGTCGGTGGATTGCGAGACGGAGGAGACGTTCCTCTACGCCGCGATCACGAACATCTCGGAGCTCGGCATCTTCGTTCGGACGACGAACCCGTTGCCCATCGGCACGAACCTCACGCTCCGGTTTGCCCCGCCGAACAGCGACGATTCGTTCGTGCTCGAAGGAACGGTGCAGTGGGTCAACGTGGTCCGCCCGCTCCACGACAACCCGAACCCCGGTATGGGCGTGCGTTTCGTGCGGATCACGGCCGCCGAGCGCGAGCGGCTCGTCGATACGATCCGCACGATCGCGTACCTGCGCGAGAACGCGGGACCCGCGTCCAACTGA